From Erwinia pyri, a single genomic window includes:
- a CDS encoding YaiA family protein, which translates to MAGRPPYPREARIVPVKKGTTEETVTRYELRADHPRTDTLISEHETEQEAQDAKARYEDQEKE; encoded by the coding sequence ATGGCAGGTAGACCGCCCTATCCACGCGAAGCTCGAATTGTTCCGGTAAAAAAAGGCACCACTGAAGAAACCGTGACCCGGTATGAACTGCGTGCCGATCACCCGAGAACGGATACCCTTATCAGCGAGCATGAAACGGAGCAGGAAGCGCAGGATGCTAAAGCCCGGTATGAGGATCAGGAAAAAGAGTGA
- the mak gene encoding fructokinase: MRIGIDLGGTKVEVIALAESGETLFRHRVATPRDDYQQTLKAIADLVTLAEEKTGERGSVGIGIPGTLSPFTQRVKNANSTWLNGQPLDKDLHKLLNREVRIANDANCLAVSEAIDGAAAGQQTVFAVIIGTGCGAGIALQGQAHIGGNGNAGEWGHNPLPWMDEDELRYREEVPCYCGKQGCTETFISGTGFAIDYHRLSGVALKGAEIIRLLEQQDPVAELAMSRYELRLAKALAQVVNLLDPDVIVMGGGMSNNDRLYQTVPQLMKKWVFGGECETPLRKAAHGDSSGVRGAAWLWPQA; the protein is encoded by the coding sequence GTGCGTATCGGGATTGATTTAGGTGGAACGAAAGTTGAGGTGATCGCGCTTGCGGAATCAGGAGAGACGCTGTTTCGCCACCGTGTTGCCACCCCGCGCGATGATTATCAGCAGACGTTAAAAGCGATTGCCGATCTCGTGACGCTGGCGGAAGAGAAAACGGGTGAGCGGGGCAGCGTAGGTATAGGCATTCCCGGTACGCTGTCGCCCTTTACCCAACGGGTGAAAAACGCCAATTCAACCTGGCTGAATGGTCAGCCGCTGGATAAAGATCTGCACAAACTGCTCAACCGCGAAGTCCGCATCGCCAACGATGCCAACTGCCTGGCAGTCTCGGAAGCCATTGATGGCGCAGCCGCAGGTCAGCAGACGGTTTTTGCGGTGATTATCGGTACCGGCTGCGGAGCCGGGATCGCTTTGCAGGGCCAGGCGCACATTGGCGGCAACGGCAATGCGGGCGAGTGGGGGCATAACCCCCTGCCGTGGATGGATGAAGATGAGCTGCGCTACCGTGAAGAGGTGCCGTGCTACTGTGGCAAACAGGGCTGTACCGAAACCTTTATCTCCGGTACCGGCTTCGCCATCGATTACCATCGCCTGAGCGGAGTGGCGCTTAAGGGCGCAGAGATTATCAGGCTGCTTGAGCAGCAGGATCCGGTAGCCGAGCTGGCGATGAGCCGTTATGAGCTGCGCCTGGCGAAAGCACTGGCACAGGTAGTGAATCTTCTCGACCCCGACGTGATTGTCATGGGGGGCGGCATGAGCAATAACGACCGGCTTTACCAGACTGTGCCGCAGCTGATGAAAAAATGGGTCTTTGGCGGGGAGTGCGAAACACCCCTGCGTAAGGCCGCCCATGGCGACTCCAGCGGCGTCCGCGGCGCTGCCTGGCTCTGGCCGCAGGCGTAA
- the ppnP gene encoding pyrimidine/purine nucleoside phosphorylase, giving the protein MLNVSEYFDGKVKSIGFDSASTGRASVGVMAEGEYTFGTAQAEEMTVVSGSLKVLLQGETEWKLYEPGQIFNVPGHSEFHLQVAEPSSYLCRYLKD; this is encoded by the coding sequence ATGCTCAACGTCAGTGAGTACTTCGACGGAAAAGTGAAATCAATTGGTTTCGACAGTGCCAGTACCGGGCGCGCCAGCGTAGGCGTGATGGCGGAAGGCGAATATACGTTTGGCACGGCCCAGGCGGAAGAGATGACGGTGGTCAGCGGGTCGCTGAAGGTGCTGCTTCAGGGAGAAACGGAGTGGAAACTCTATGAACCGGGCCAGATCTTTAACGTGCCGGGTCACAGCGAATTCCATCTGCAGGTTGCGGAGCCTTCCTCCTACCTTTGCCGTTACCTGAAAGACTAA
- the rdgC gene encoding recombination-associated protein RdgC: MLWFKNLMVYRLNREIPLAVDEMEKQLEAFTFTPCGSQDMAKTGWVSPMGPRGDALTHVNNGQILICARKEEKILPSPVIKQALEAKISKLEAEQQRKLKKTEKDSLKDEVLHSLLPRAFSRFNQTFVWIDTVNNLIMVDCASAKKAEDTLALLRKSLGSLPVVPLTLESPIELTMTEWVRSGETPAGFALMDEAELKALLEDGGVIRCKKQDLVCDEIANHIEAGKLVTKLALDWQERVQLLLSDDGSLKRLKFADTLREQNDDIDRDDVQARFDADFILMTSELAALVSNTVEALGGEAQR; the protein is encoded by the coding sequence ATGCTGTGGTTTAAGAATTTAATGGTCTATCGTCTGAATCGCGAGATCCCGCTGGCGGTGGATGAAATGGAAAAACAGCTTGAGGCATTCACTTTCACTCCCTGTGGCAGCCAGGATATGGCGAAAACCGGTTGGGTGTCGCCGATGGGTCCGCGTGGCGATGCGCTGACCCACGTTAATAACGGTCAAATCCTGATTTGCGCACGTAAGGAAGAGAAGATCCTGCCTTCGCCGGTGATCAAACAGGCGCTGGAGGCTAAAATCAGCAAGCTGGAAGCTGAGCAGCAGCGCAAACTAAAAAAGACAGAGAAAGACTCACTGAAAGATGAGGTGCTGCACAGCCTGCTGCCGCGTGCCTTCAGCCGTTTTAACCAGACCTTCGTGTGGATCGATACCGTCAATAATCTGATTATGGTTGACTGCGCCAGTGCCAAAAAAGCGGAAGATACGCTGGCGCTGTTGCGTAAAAGCCTGGGTTCGCTGCCGGTGGTGCCGCTGACGCTGGAAAGTCCTATCGAGCTGACGATGACCGAATGGGTTCGCTCGGGTGAAACGCCTGCGGGCTTTGCGCTGATGGATGAAGCGGAGCTGAAAGCGCTGCTGGAAGATGGCGGCGTGATCCGCTGCAAGAAGCAGGATCTGGTTTGTGATGAGATTGCCAACCATATCGAAGCGGGCAAGCTGGTGACCAAACTGGCGCTGGACTGGCAGGAGCGCGTACAGCTACTGCTCTCTGATGACGGCTCGCTGAAACGCCTGAAGTTTGCCGACACGCTGCGTGAACAGAATGACGATATCGATCGCGACGATGTTCAGGCGCGGTTTGATGCAGACTTTATTCTGATGACCAGCGAACTGGCCGCGCTGGTGAGCAATACCGTTGAAGCATTAGGTGGCGAAGCGCAGCGTTAA
- a CDS encoding YaiI/YqxD family protein, giving the protein MPIWVDADACPKVIKEVLYRAADRAQMSVTLVANQPLSVPPSRFITTLQVPAGFDVADNEIVRRAEAGDLVITADIPLAAEVMEKGAIALNPRGERYSEATIRERLTMRDFMDTLRASGVQTGGPATLNQRDRQQFANELDKWLQNQKKK; this is encoded by the coding sequence ATGCCAATCTGGGTGGATGCCGATGCGTGCCCGAAAGTAATCAAAGAAGTACTCTACCGCGCTGCCGACCGTGCGCAGATGAGCGTCACGCTGGTAGCCAATCAGCCGCTTAGCGTGCCGCCTTCGCGATTTATCACTACTCTGCAGGTCCCCGCTGGCTTTGATGTGGCGGACAATGAAATTGTCCGGCGTGCCGAAGCGGGCGATCTGGTGATCACGGCGGACATTCCGCTGGCGGCTGAAGTGATGGAGAAGGGTGCCATTGCGCTGAATCCTCGCGGCGAGCGCTACAGTGAAGCCACCATCCGCGAAAGGCTGACGATGCGTGACTTTATGGATACCCTGCGCGCAAGCGGCGTACAAACCGGGGGGCCCGCCACGCTGAATCAGCGTGACCGGCAGCAGTTTGCTAACGAACTGGATAAATGGTTGCAGAACCAGAAGAAGAAGTAG
- the aroL gene encoding shikimate kinase AroL yields MSLPLYLIGARGCGKTTVGQALADALGYAFSDTDRYLQEITQRTVAEIVSTEGWEGFRQRETLSLKAVTAPGTVIATGGGMVLAAENRKFMREHGQVIYLHAEASVLAARLEAYPEQAQRPTLTGRPIADEMVDVLAARDALYQQAAHYVINAMQPPEGVVEDIITMLSLARAS; encoded by the coding sequence ATGTCGTTACCCCTTTATCTGATTGGCGCACGCGGCTGCGGAAAAACCACCGTTGGCCAGGCACTGGCTGATGCGCTGGGTTACGCCTTCAGTGATACCGATCGTTACCTTCAGGAGATCACGCAGCGTACCGTGGCTGAAATTGTCTCCACTGAAGGCTGGGAAGGGTTCCGCCAGCGTGAAACGCTTTCATTAAAAGCCGTAACGGCGCCCGGCACGGTGATCGCCACCGGCGGAGGCATGGTGCTGGCGGCGGAAAACAGAAAATTTATGCGTGAGCACGGGCAGGTGATCTATCTGCATGCGGAAGCGAGCGTTCTGGCCGCGCGGCTGGAGGCTTATCCTGAGCAGGCACAGCGTCCGACGCTGACAGGCAGACCCATCGCTGATGAAATGGTTGACGTGCTGGCTGCGCGTGATGCGCTTTACCAGCAAGCGGCACATTATGTGATCAACGCCATGCAGCCTCCTGAAGGGGTGGTGGAAGATATTATCACCATGCTCTCTCTGGCGCGTGCCAGCTAA
- the iraP gene encoding anti-adapter protein IraP — MKNLIAELLVKLAAKEAESKELVAQVEALEIVVTALVRKLDSQQFQEMTQSITSAMETAAHTPAVNPEDTTLLENYIQRLLLHPRQ, encoded by the coding sequence ATGAAAAATCTTATTGCAGAACTCCTTGTTAAGCTGGCGGCAAAGGAAGCTGAGTCCAAAGAGCTGGTAGCGCAGGTTGAAGCGTTAGAAATCGTCGTTACGGCGCTGGTCCGTAAGCTGGATAGTCAGCAATTCCAGGAGATGACCCAGAGTATTACCTCAGCAATGGAAACTGCGGCACATACCCCTGCGGTCAATCCCGAAGATACAACTTTGCTGGAAAATTATATCCAGCGCCTTTTGCTCCATCCCCGCCAGTAA
- a CDS encoding DUF421 domain-containing protein: protein METVLRAVSMYLVLMVVLKVAGRRTLLEMTSFDLILLLIISEATQQALLGNDFSVTGASLTIITLIVVDILFGMLKSRFPRLDMLIDGVPLILVENGRFLPERARKAGISQDDIMNSARSAGGLERLDQIKFAILEKNGKISIIPVANE, encoded by the coding sequence ATGGAGACAGTATTACGCGCGGTCAGTATGTATCTGGTGCTGATGGTAGTGCTGAAGGTTGCCGGGCGGCGAACGCTGCTGGAGATGACCTCCTTTGATCTGATTTTACTGCTCATTATCAGCGAGGCGACCCAACAGGCGCTGCTGGGCAATGACTTCTCGGTTACCGGTGCTTCTCTGACTATCATCACGCTGATCGTAGTGGATATCCTGTTCGGCATGCTGAAGTCCCGTTTTCCCCGGCTCGATATGCTGATTGACGGTGTTCCGCTGATTCTGGTAGAGAACGGGCGTTTTTTGCCGGAAAGAGCGAGAAAAGCGGGGATTTCACAAGATGACATCATGAATTCCGCCCGCAGTGCGGGTGGCCTGGAACGATTGGATCAGATTAAATTTGCCATTCTTGAAAAGAACGGCAAGATCTCCATCATTCCCGTAGCCAATGAATAA
- a CDS encoding FAD-dependent oxidoreductase: MSYQNAIVLQDLPELKPVRVPIGETGIILIREQQTVKAFQSNCPHSGAPLEQGAIYEGRLVCPWHKANFSLEDGSMCEPLALSDLKRYPVRVENGMVQVDPEPLPPLVSFAANQQQPVYVILGTGAAGAAAAWTLRREGFTGKLILVDRESEAPYDRTVLTKFVPSGKMKISEVPPLLQEDFAPFAERIQADVERLETARRLLHFADGATLSYDKLLIATGGIPQRPDFEGKALFGVHVLRSIEQADTLLKEVDKTRRLVIIGNSFIAMELASALRAQEIEVQVIARDPLPFKKQFGEQIARYFRELHEENGVKFTEGEIASLKESNGHVSAVELKDGQIVPADIVLLATGVAPGTSFIHDIPLNEDGSLTTSETLTVADEVWAAGDIATFPTASGTLRIEHYRVAEQQGRVAAKNMLGENDRWDRVPFFWTTQFGTRYEYVGHAGEWDDYQLLGSLQEKKFVALYGQKGQLAAVTSCGMYTFTAELVLRMQKPMTLAEAAALVEKALY, encoded by the coding sequence GTGAGCTATCAAAATGCCATCGTATTACAGGATTTACCCGAGCTTAAGCCGGTGAGAGTGCCGATTGGCGAAACGGGCATTATTCTGATTCGTGAGCAGCAAACCGTGAAGGCTTTCCAGAGCAACTGTCCCCACTCCGGCGCCCCCCTTGAACAAGGCGCAATTTATGAGGGAAGGCTGGTCTGCCCGTGGCACAAAGCGAATTTCAGTCTGGAAGATGGCAGCATGTGTGAGCCGCTGGCGCTGAGCGATCTCAAGCGCTATCCCGTCAGAGTAGAGAATGGCATGGTACAGGTGGATCCCGAACCGCTGCCGCCGCTGGTCTCATTCGCCGCCAACCAGCAGCAGCCTGTGTATGTGATCCTGGGAACGGGCGCTGCGGGTGCGGCAGCGGCCTGGACGCTGCGCCGTGAAGGCTTCACGGGCAAGCTGATTCTGGTGGATCGCGAAAGCGAAGCGCCTTATGACCGCACTGTTCTGACTAAGTTTGTTCCCTCAGGCAAGATGAAAATCAGCGAGGTGCCGCCGCTGCTGCAGGAGGATTTTGCGCCCTTTGCTGAGCGTATTCAGGCTGATGTGGAACGGCTGGAAACCGCCAGGCGACTGCTTCATTTTGCTGATGGCGCCACGTTAAGCTACGACAAACTGCTAATCGCCACTGGCGGAATCCCGCAGCGCCCCGATTTTGAGGGCAAAGCGCTGTTTGGCGTTCACGTGCTGCGCAGCATAGAGCAGGCCGACACGCTGCTGAAAGAGGTGGATAAAACCAGGCGGCTGGTGATTATCGGCAACAGTTTTATCGCCATGGAGCTCGCCTCGGCACTGCGGGCGCAGGAGATCGAGGTTCAGGTGATTGCTCGCGACCCGCTTCCCTTTAAAAAGCAGTTTGGTGAGCAAATAGCGCGCTATTTCCGCGAGCTTCATGAAGAGAACGGCGTGAAGTTTACAGAAGGGGAGATCGCCTCGCTTAAAGAGAGCAACGGGCATGTCAGCGCCGTTGAACTCAAGGATGGGCAGATCGTTCCGGCGGATATCGTACTGCTGGCCACCGGCGTCGCGCCAGGCACATCCTTTATTCATGATATCCCACTTAATGAGGATGGCAGTCTGACCACCAGTGAGACGCTGACGGTTGCTGACGAGGTCTGGGCCGCCGGCGATATTGCTACTTTCCCGACTGCCTCCGGCACGCTGCGCATTGAACATTATCGCGTCGCGGAACAGCAAGGGCGGGTTGCGGCGAAAAATATGCTGGGAGAGAACGATCGCTGGGATCGGGTGCCGTTCTTCTGGACAACCCAGTTTGGTACGCGCTATGAGTACGTTGGTCACGCAGGGGAGTGGGATGACTATCAGCTCCTCGGCTCGCTGCAGGAGAAGAAGTTTGTGGCGCTTTACGGGCAAAAAGGGCAGCTGGCTGCTGTCACCTCCTGTGGAATGTACACCTTTACCGCAGAGCTGGTGCTGAGAATGCAGAAGCCGATGACCCTGGCGGAAGCAGCTGCGCTGGTGGAAAAAGCACTCTACTGA
- the proC gene encoding pyrroline-5-carboxylate reductase, with protein MEKKIGFIGCGNMSKAIIGGLVSAGEVKPENIWVFDRKPETNQAMQEKYGITPGSSAEEVAKQADILFGAVKPNVILNVLKEISGSLNKETVVVSIAAGVTLESLAAVLGHDRKLVRVMPNTPALVNQGMTSVTPNVLVTKEEADEIVAIFSGFGKAELVPEYMIHAVVGVSGSAPAYVFMFIEAMADAAVLGGMPRAQAYQFAAQAVKGSAQMVLETGKHPAELKDMVCSPGGTTIEAVKVLEEKGFRAAVIEAMQQCMAKSERMSKN; from the coding sequence GTGGAAAAGAAAATCGGCTTCATTGGCTGCGGCAATATGTCCAAAGCCATTATTGGCGGGCTGGTCTCAGCCGGAGAAGTTAAGCCTGAAAACATCTGGGTATTCGACCGTAAGCCCGAAACAAACCAGGCGATGCAGGAGAAGTACGGCATCACGCCCGGCTCCAGCGCGGAAGAGGTAGCTAAGCAGGCGGATATTCTGTTTGGTGCGGTTAAACCTAATGTGATTCTGAACGTGCTGAAAGAGATTTCGGGCAGCCTGAATAAAGAGACGGTCGTGGTCTCCATTGCCGCTGGTGTCACCCTGGAGTCGCTGGCAGCGGTGCTGGGCCACGATCGCAAACTGGTGCGGGTGATGCCAAACACGCCAGCGCTGGTGAACCAGGGGATGACGTCGGTCACGCCAAACGTGCTGGTGACCAAAGAAGAAGCAGATGAGATCGTCGCTATCTTCAGCGGATTCGGCAAGGCAGAGCTGGTACCGGAATATATGATCCACGCGGTGGTTGGCGTGAGTGGTTCAGCTCCAGCCTACGTCTTTATGTTTATTGAGGCGATGGCTGATGCGGCGGTGCTGGGTGGCATGCCCCGGGCGCAGGCGTATCAGTTTGCGGCGCAGGCGGTGAAAGGGTCGGCTCAGATGGTGCTGGAGACCGGCAAGCATCCTGCAGAGCTCAAGGATATGGTCTGCTCTCCCGGCGGCACCACAATAGAAGCGGTGAAAGTACTGGAGGAGAAAGGATTCCGTGCGGCGGTAATAGAAGCGATGCAGCAATGCATGGCGAAATCGGAACGAATGAGTAAAAATTGA
- a CDS encoding AroM family protein, producing MKHSLAALTLGHAARSDLHPLLLEHLPEEQITHVGLLDGLTAEGIARHYAATENEKVVMTRLNDGTHVVLSAEKVEVALQNQIRELERQGFETILMLCSGQYSNLFTDSAILLEPYRILPPLVDAITDGHQVGIVVAREEYIAEQARKWKSLAQQPHFAVASPWHHSDDDLIDAALLLQEQGADVVVLDCLGYHQRHRDFLQKLLGIPVLLSNVLIAKLAAELLV from the coding sequence ATGAAACACTCACTTGCAGCGCTCACTTTGGGCCATGCAGCACGCAGCGATCTCCACCCCCTTTTACTTGAACACCTGCCCGAAGAACAGATTACGCACGTCGGCCTGCTCGATGGCCTGACGGCAGAGGGGATCGCCCGGCACTATGCGGCGACAGAGAATGAAAAAGTGGTGATGACGCGTCTTAACGATGGGACGCATGTGGTGCTTTCGGCTGAAAAAGTTGAAGTGGCACTGCAAAATCAGATCCGCGAGCTTGAACGGCAGGGCTTCGAGACTATTCTGATGCTGTGCAGCGGACAGTACAGCAACCTCTTTACCGACAGCGCTATTCTGCTTGAACCTTACCGTATTCTGCCGCCGCTGGTCGATGCGATAACCGATGGGCACCAGGTAGGGATTGTGGTGGCCAGGGAGGAGTATATTGCTGAGCAGGCACGTAAATGGAAAAGCCTGGCGCAGCAGCCCCATTTTGCCGTGGCCAGCCCGTGGCACCACAGCGATGACGACCTGATAGATGCGGCGCTGCTGCTGCAGGAGCAGGGCGCAGATGTCGTGGTACTGGACTGCCTGGGCTACCATCAGCGGCACCGTGATTTTTTACAGAAATTGTTGGGAATCCCCGTGCTGCTGTCCAATGTGCTGATAGCCAAACTGGCAGCGGAACTGCTTGTGTAA
- a CDS encoding DUF2076 domain-containing protein, with translation MQNQEQQLIESLFSRLKQAETQSGPRDAAAEKLIQQQLQAQPGAPYYMAQSILIQEAALKQLNNRVSELEARLAQSQQPQQSSGSFLSNLFGGGNQRQQQPAQPQQPAWNSAPPQQQPAYAPPQQAAAPSATRGFLGGALQTAVGVAGGVVMADMLTSMFHHSQPEEIVNIINEPAMPQESFDNNLDTFNGNDGQFASQDAGFQQDNGNDFGGFGTDGFDNDDFGDDDSFL, from the coding sequence ATGCAGAACCAGGAACAACAACTCATTGAAAGTCTGTTCAGCCGTTTAAAACAGGCGGAAACGCAATCCGGCCCTCGTGATGCAGCGGCAGAGAAACTGATTCAGCAGCAGCTGCAGGCGCAGCCGGGAGCGCCCTATTATATGGCGCAATCGATTCTGATTCAGGAAGCCGCCCTGAAGCAGCTCAACAACCGGGTGAGCGAGCTGGAAGCCAGGCTGGCACAGTCGCAGCAGCCCCAGCAGAGCAGCGGCAGTTTCCTCTCTAACCTGTTTGGCGGCGGTAATCAGCGTCAGCAACAGCCTGCCCAGCCGCAGCAGCCGGCGTGGAACAGCGCTCCGCCGCAACAGCAGCCAGCTTATGCTCCCCCGCAGCAGGCCGCCGCGCCTTCAGCTACGCGTGGTTTCCTGGGGGGCGCCCTGCAAACCGCAGTCGGCGTTGCCGGTGGTGTAGTGATGGCAGATATGCTGACCAGCATGTTCCACCACTCTCAGCCGGAAGAGATCGTTAATATCATCAATGAACCGGCGATGCCGCAGGAGAGCTTTGATAATAATCTCGATACCTTCAACGGGAATGATGGCCAGTTTGCCAGTCAGGATGCGGGTTTCCAGCAGGATAACGGCAACGACTTTGGCGGCTTTGGCACGGATGGTTTCGACAACGATGATTTCGGCGACGACGACAGTTTTCTGTAA